The following DNA comes from Candidatus Nitrosotalea okcheonensis.
GAAAGCTCTGGCCACATGTTTACGGGAACAAAAAATTATCTCCTAAATCCAAAGCATCGGAAATTATTAATTCACTTTATCCTGACAAGAAAAAACTATTTTCTATTCTAGTAAAAGAATATGGTATCAACATCCAATCAACACTAACCCGATTCAAGCATCAAGGACTTGTGATTCAAGATCCAAATGGCTCATACTATCTAACCAGTTTTGGTATCTGGTTTTCAATCTCAAACCAACTCGGTGTGACATTTTTGGAACTCTGCGCACTTGCATGTGCATGTTGTGTACAAGAAAGATTAGAGTCTCATGGTAGGGAAGGATTTTACATGTTGCCAAGTTTCGAAGAAATCTTCAAAAAATATTATTCAAAATCGCGGTTAGAAAAAGTATTCACCTATCTTAGAACAAATGGATTTGGTTTTAGGGTTACAAAAAAGAGTTTGAGAATCTATCCCAAAATACACAAGAAACTAATGCTACAATATGGAGAACATTTTCGATCCTTGGAAAAATGGCTTGATGAAATCCAGGAAAAAGAGTCTGATCTAGTTTCAGCAGCACTTGATGAATTGTCCTAAGACTACAACACCGATTCATTTTATTCTCATTTGCTGTTTTTATAGAATCATCATTCTTACTCTGGGAGGCTACAGACTTCCAGACCTTATCCCCAACGGTTTGAGGCCTCCCACTCATAATTGCCTTAAATATTTACAAATTATTTGCGGATATGACGGCAATTGGGCTTGATGTAGGAACAGGTTTTGTCAAATGTGTCTCCGATACAAAGAAAATCAAATTTCCATCGCTTTGTGCATATAGACAGCATGCAATCTGGGAAAGTAAAAAAGGAAAGATTGAGGCTGTGGGCTATGAGGCAGTAAAGATATCTGAATATCCAGATGCTGTGGTGATAAGGCCTGTCATGCTTGGTAGGCCAGTACACGAAAAAGGCTTTGAAGAACTGGTCAAAAAAGCAGTGGAATTGGTCTTACAAAACAACGATGCAATCAGACAAGAATCTGAGTTGGCTAAATTCTGCATGGTCATTGGTTTACCATATGAAGCAAGATCTCATGCTAAAAACATCCAGAAAATGATAACGCGATTATTCCATCCAAAGAGGTGTGATGTAGTACCACAGGTGCTTGGTACCTTGATTGATGTGGATTTATCCTCTGCAATTGTTACAAGTATTGGACAGGGCACAACCGAGATTGTTGCATTCAAGGATTATTCTGCAATCAGGGGCATCTCAATTCATCATGCAGTAAATGACATCAGCTCAAAACTTGGAACTTCTAAAACTGCCTATCTTGATAATGATATCTTCACAAACCCGCAGGTAAATCCACTTGTAACAATGCTTGCAGATTCAATACTTGATGACCTTAATGGGATGCGCCAAGACTTGCAGCACTTGCCAATAGTTGTATCCGGAGGAGGCATCATGATTCCTGGTCTAAAAGAGGCAATAGAAACAAGACTCTCACAGGATATCATCATACCACAGGATCCGGTCATGTCAAACGCGTTGGGCCTATTCAAACTTGCATCTCAGGAATGTTGACCAAATCTGAACGTAGATTTATTCATGACCCGAATTCGGTTTCTAAATCATACAAGGTCGTACTCAAAAGTAGAATCAACAAAAAGATTCGAAGATGTGGTTCTGATCTAAAACTCATTACAGAAAAAAATTCTGAATTACAACTGAACCTTGGAGTTTTTGCTGAACTTTTTTACTATAGTGAACCATTACGGAATTCTGTAATTTCTACAAAGAAAAAACATACTGACGCAAAGAGTCCAAAAATGTCAATTTTGGACATGAACAAGATGGCCTAGTCGTAACTCCTTATAAACAAATTAAATTTTATGCGTAAGCAACACCAGCTTACAAACAAAAAATACCGCATATGTCATTTGGCAACATCGCCACCAATTCTAGAATCTCTTTTGATTTTTTTAATCTACATCCAACAAACAACACAACTCTACATTGATTTGACATGTGATTATTACGGAATTCTGTAATGCTTGGATTGCCCATCTTTTGGGTAAACACCAACTACCAAAAATATCTGCTCGCAGTAAAATTTTCTATTGCAAAAAAATAGAACAAAGTGGATCTTCCACAACATCTAATTTTTTAAAACAAGATGTATGACATCACTACCAACCAGATAATATCACAGACATCAAAGTGCTACACCCATTTTTTACAGGAGGTAAAAAATATGAAAAACATACCACAACTATATGAAACAGAACAAACAGCAGCATCAGACAAAATGATCTATCAGAAATATGAGATACGCACAATTGGCTTTTACTGGCTAATTGCAGAACTTGATAGAAAAACAAACACTGCCTTTGGGTACGCCAATCTGCATGATGATTTCAATGCAGAATGGGGCTACATTTCTATCGAAGAATTGTTAGACAATGGTGCACAACTAATCCAAGATTGGAAGCCCTGTAAATTCAGTGAGGCCATGAAAATGATCAAGGAGGCACAAGGTCAATGATGCCAAAACAAACCATCAAACGAATCTTGAACGCATATGGCAAAGCCATAAACGAAATTCATTCACAGGGAATGACTCTTGATGACTATGATGAAAAAGAGATCATAGACATGGTTCAGGACATCTTGAATCACCCGCATCAACACAGGAGCGAATCTTGATGAAATCATACCCTGATGAACTGACCTTGGATGAATTCGATGACATGCTCTGGACTAGAGAAAAACAGTTTGGGCTTGAAGAGAAAGCCAACATCGAAGAGATAAAAAAATACGCAGAGAAAATCAGTGGCCAGATCTATACACAAGTAGATGGGGATCAAGACAGGATGTATTCCAAAGGTCTCCGATTTGTCAACAGGACTGGAATCTACGAAGTTGTCAGGCTTGACGGATGTGAATCTGACAATTCTTGATGCCATGGCTCTGCGAAAAACAAATGCACAGTATCAAGAAGAAATCCAAATAGGATTTTTCTGACCGAGCCAATTTTCTCCAAACCAGCAATACATAGCATAGGCTATGCGGACTCGGCCGACTGGTGTGAGAGATAAAAAATATGGACCAATTATTCCATGGTACAACACTAGTTGTCACCCAATAGATGCGGACTCAAATCCCATTTCCGGTCCATATGAAATTTTAGAATTCCAGTATTCGGAAACCAATGCAGAACAGCAATCTTCCCTGTGCCAAAATCACAGGATGAACGAGCACATGCTCCTGCAATAATTTTTACAAAAAATGCAGAATGACATCACTACTGGACAGTATAGACCGACTGGAATTCTAGCACAAACCAAAAGGAGGTAGTGTAAATGAATCAAAAAAACATAACAAATGAAATACAATACGCAAAAGGACAGTGCGACATCTGTGAGAAACTTGCCAACATCAGGATACCTGTAGCAGGTTCCGGTGCAAGTGTTTCCTACTTGTGCATCAGTTGCATAGAGGAGAGACAGATTGCAGTGCTCTTGGAATATGTCGAGAAATTTGACATAAAGACGGAGGCGTTGTAGAAATGAGTACAAGAAGCAACATACGAATCCAAAGTGGAAACAGAAAATTCCAGATCTACAGACACTGGGATGGATATCCAGAAGGAGTGGTACCAGACCTACAGGAATTTTTTGCCTGGAACAAAGGTAGGAATGACGACCTATCCTATACAATTGCAAACTTCTTTTATTTCTTCAAAAGAAGTGCAGAAGAAAATGAAGTAGAACAAAGAAAAGAAGACAAAAAGATTGAAGAAATAACAGGTCCAAGCTGGAAAAACCCAACTCATTTGAGCGGAATTCTGACTGGATATGGAATTGTTGAAGCACAAGACCCCGAACCAGAGACATGGATTGAGTGGTTTTACGTGGCAGACCTTGATGAGAGAACCATCACGTGCTATGAAATAGGCAGGACAGACCCACTCGTATGCGAACATGCGGAGCTTGTCTTCCACTCCAAACACCCGTTGGTTGCACCAGAAAAGAGACTGCTAGCAAATGGAATTGCAGTTGTGGGCAACAAATTTGAAGTGCCAAGCAAAACAACGCCAGGACAGACCTATACTGTAACATTGGAACCCGCTCACTGCAATTGCGCAGGTTTCAAGTACAGAAAAACCTGTTCGCATCTAAAGGCTGCAATTGCTGCATCAGGGGAGGCAGTGGCGCAATGACCATACAGAAAGCACTAGAAGAGCTTGGTAATATTGTCAAGCTCTTTTCTAGCCAAGAACTTCCGGAGATGTGCAAGCAGGTCTTTATCAAAAACGTAGGACCATCAAGAAAGTGGTCTTTAGGAAACAGGCTTGTCATGCTGTTGCATGGTACTGCCGACGCTAGAGGATACAGACAGTGGCAGGAATCTGGAAGATATGTCAAGAAAGGTGCAAAAGCATTCTACATCTTGGCGCCAATGATACGACACAAAAAAGTCGTAAACGAAGAAGGCAAGGAAGATGACGTAAAATTTCCTGTCGGATTTATCGGAATACCTGTCTTCCGATATGAAGACACTGAAGGAAAAGCAATTTAAGCATATCAGCCAGTAGAACTCCCACCACTGCTTGATGTAGCAGAAAAGTTTGGAGTCAAGGTAGAATATGGTCCAACTGTATTAGGTGAGGGAGGATCGTATAACTTGGTAACAAATGTAATCAAGTTGAGCCAAGAAAATCCGGACACATTCTTCCATGAACTTGCACACAAGGCACACTCTACATTTGAGAACCTAAAGCCAGTGCAGGATCCAGAACAGGAAACAGTAGCACAACTATCAGCATGTGTCTTGGCCAAGCTGTACGGATATGACGCGACAACTTTTTCCTGGAACTATATCGCATCATATGCAGAAGAAAAATCTCCTGAAGCAGTAGGAAGAATATGCATGAGGGTACTGTCCAAGGTCCAAAAGGTAATCACCTTGATCATTGAGACACATGAACAAAAGAATGCAGAAATTACTGCATAAAGTCTAGAAGATTAATTCAAGAAAATATCTAGACCTTAAAAACAAACGTCTCTTCTTTGGCATGTACAATTTTGACATGGAAAAGATAACGCAGTTCGAGCCAAGACCTGCATTGAAATTCTGGAATCCTACCTTGGATTTTGTTGGCATCATAGAATGCTTGGGTGAGATCAGGCATATCGTAAAGACAGGCAACATGAAATCAGACGTAGATGTTGTTGATGTCAGGATCCTCCAGGGAATAGAGACCATAGAAGAGATCTATGAAGAGATGGGCAGGGAAAAAACAAAGACAAGCCAAAAAGAGTATGCAAATGAAGAGCGCACTCTAACTTTGGCAAAATCTGTGTTGCGTACTGCCATGCCACATCTTGCACCACTCACAGGCAAGAAAATATTCATAGCCGGAAAGGGCAAAAAATCAGGCAAGAACTTCAAGTATGATGACTATATTGTACTGGAAGAGTCTGACGCACGAAAAGTGGGTCTGATACGTTGAGACTTGATTCTTGCAGGTCATGCGGATCAGATCAGATTCCATGCACGAGATGTGTAGTATGCCGAGAACCCATCGTATTTTTTTGCCAGACTTGTACTGATGTGGATTCAAAGCTACACATGCATTTTTGAGAAGAGATGGAACATAATATGATCTAAGGACAAAAATAAATGCAAAATGGGTGGGCAAGTCTCAGGTATGAGAAAACCTGTTACAATACTTTCAGTATGTAACACGGTAGCCCATCCCAATTATTTCCTTAAATCCAATAGGATTATCTTTCGGTGTTGGAAATCATTCTCCAGAAACAAAGGTCGCGAGTCAACAATGGTAGCAATTACTACAAGTATCGTATAACAATACCAGTACAAATTGTAGAGCAACTCCAATTAAAGAAGGGTGAGAAACTTGATGTCTCCATACTGAGAAATGTTATTGTAATCCGAAAAAATATTTAATAAAAAACTACATCAAAAATATATAATTCACAATTTTCTTGTTGCCCATATCTTTTATAGCTGACTTTCTTTTTTCTTTTAAATTATTTAGACTGTCTAACGACGTTTTCTTTTTACAAACTTGTGATCTCTTCCAGTTTTGATATCATTACCAGTTTAACACGTAAATTATTTCCAAATATTAAATCACGTTTCCTTGCTGTTTATTTATTATACAATCATTTCTTATCTGTGAGATATTCTGACAGTATAGCTCTTACCGTTTCAGGAACTGTTTCTATCATGCGTCTTTTCATCTCTTTTTCCAGCTTTGCCCCCATCTCATCTGTTACTGTCAACAAGTATTTTTTTGCCATATTTTTTAGTACAGTATCTATTTACAGCATCATATCTATAAATATTTTTAAATATTACATCCTGGTATATAGAATAGAGAACTATATGACATCCCAGACCAAAAAGAGACATTTTTCCCAAAGGAGCGTATTGGTATCATGATCTCCCTTCCTGCAGGCGTTAAAATAATCAAGTTTTACGATGCCGAGATGCAAAAAATAGGCAAAGGCATACTGTATCTACTAAACAATGGAATCATGTTTGAAAAGAAGGGAGAGGGTGTCAAGTTTGAGACTAATTTCGATTATCTAGCAAGTTTTGAAGCAACAAAAAAGGACAAGTTGCTTGTAGTGATTCGCACATCAGACGGCCGCAAGTCAGTTGAGTTTAAAGTGAATCTTGCCAATCAAGTCGAGCATGATATCACTCAGGTAAATCAAGAGTATGCTAGAAACACTCCACCAGATTTCATATCTGATATAAAAAATATTGAAAACCATGATGACAAATTCGATCAGAATGCACATTCACTTTCAGAGGCGCTCTGGTTCCAAAAGAATCAGAAAGATATTGAGAAATTCCTCAAACCTGAAAGAGTATCTTATCTTAATGAGTACATCAAGAACGCAAAAATCGGAACTCCAGATGTAGATCCGTATTTGTTACTGATAGATCATGAGAATCTAACTTACAAAGACTTTGTAGATTTGTCTGGATTTTTGAAGTGGAGATATAATACCATGACAGACAAAGAAGTAAATATGATAATTGATGTGTTTAGAGACTTTGATAATTTCTCTGTTAGTACACTTGAGATGGATGTACAAATCTGTCAACCGCTTGAATTAAAATTCAAAAAAGATGGATATAGTTTATACCAGTTTGTTGCTATTGTTGCAAGAGAAAAATTAGAAAGTAACAAGGATCGACCCCAAACTCCATCTCAAATTTAAAAAACATCCCAAAAAAATTACTGAGATTTTAATTTATCATGTACTTAGTTAATGTTTGAGATTTATCGTTCTGATGTAATGACCTTTCAACTTTGAAATTTTGAATAAAGTCCTTAACATTATCACTAGTCAGGCCGCCCATCTTCTCCAGATTGTAAGATATGTTTGCAAGCTTTTGAGGTTCAAACCCATGATTTACAATTGTTGCAGATACTGCTTTTGCAAAACTCTGTGTATCCCTGACTGGAACAGATTTGAAATATTGATGATCCAATATTTTAGAATAATTACCAGTCTCGATGGACTCATGTGCTAGATTTAACAAAGTAGTTCCGTTTTGCAGGTGTATTCCTGCTTGCTCTTCTGGGACTGGAATGGTTGCAAGCCTAGTCATCACTCCTGCTGAATTTTCTGTAAGGGCATGATCTACAACTGGCTGTATCACTGAATTGCCGTATTGGTGTGCCACGTCTTGTGACGTTTTCATAATTTGAGAGCCAGCGCCTCGCATATCATATGCCAAGTCTTTTGCACCTACGCGTCTTAGGGCATGAGAGCCAACATTTGACAAACCTTGTGCAATACCGCCAAACCCTCCTGCCAATCCTCCTCCCATTGCAGCTTTTACCATGCCAATGCCTGATATTGACTGGCCCATCTCTGCTGCCCCTTGCTGTGCAGACATTGCAGCACCATATGCACCGCTTCCAATTCCTCTTCCACCTTGAATTGCCATCATTCCCATCATGCCTCCAAAGCCTGTAGCTGTTGATGCCATTGACGTTATGGAACTAAACAAGGAACCAAGAAGTGGAACTAAAATTGTTGGAATAAATGTTGAAAGTGTAAGCACTGCAACAGACGCAAACCATTGCTCTTCTACTGGATGAGTTGTTATACCACCAAGGTATGCTGCACCTGTTACCATGACAAGTGCTGAAAATATTGGAACAAGTGAGAGGCCAAACAAAGTATCATAGAGTCTTTTTGTTATTCCCTGGAACCATGGCACAAGTGAGAGTATCATGATAACAGGTAGTCCTGCAATCAATACTGCTGTTAGCACCTGTCTTATTGCTGCAAACATGTATGTCAAAAATGACAGTATTAGTGAAAGTATCGACCCAATTGCACCAAGTATCAAAGCTTTTCCTTGATCTGAGAAAGTAGATAAAATATCCGAACCGTTGAATAATTGTACAAGATTATTTAGAACTGAATTGTCTACCTGCGGTACTTTACCTTGTGATATTCCCATTCCGTTGATATCGTCAAATACCTTGACAACAGAATCAGGAGTCTGGCCTGTATTTGCAGGATCCATTATTGCTTTTGATCCTAATTCAATTACACTAGCATACAGGTCCCAAATTGGAGGAAAGCCAAATAAAATTACAAAGTATAATGTACCTTTTGAAATAATTCCAAATGC
Coding sequences within:
- a CDS encoding ParM/StbA family protein, producing MTAIGLDVGTGFVKCVSDTKKIKFPSLCAYRQHAIWESKKGKIEAVGYEAVKISEYPDAVVIRPVMLGRPVHEKGFEELVKKAVELVLQNNDAIRQESELAKFCMVIGLPYEARSHAKNIQKMITRLFHPKRCDVVPQVLGTLIDVDLSSAIVTSIGQGTTEIVAFKDYSAIRGISIHHAVNDISSKLGTSKTAYLDNDIFTNPQVNPLVTMLADSILDDLNGMRQDLQHLPIVVSGGGIMIPGLKEAIETRLSQDIIIPQDPVMSNALGLFKLASQEC
- a CDS encoding SWIM zinc finger family protein, which gives rise to MSTRSNIRIQSGNRKFQIYRHWDGYPEGVVPDLQEFFAWNKGRNDDLSYTIANFFYFFKRSAEENEVEQRKEDKKIEEITGPSWKNPTHLSGILTGYGIVEAQDPEPETWIEWFYVADLDERTITCYEIGRTDPLVCEHAELVFHSKHPLVAPEKRLLANGIAVVGNKFEVPSKTTPGQTYTVTLEPAHCNCAGFKYRKTCSHLKAAIAASGEAVAQ
- a CDS encoding ArdC family protein, which translates into the protein MTIQKALEELGNIVKLFSSQELPEMCKQVFIKNVGPSRKWSLGNRLVMLLHGTADARGYRQWQESGRYVKKGAKAFYILAPMIRHKKVVNEEGKEDDVKFPVGFIGIPVFRYEDTEGKAI
- a CDS encoding AbrB/MazE/SpoVT family DNA-binding domain-containing protein, with protein sequence MLEIILQKQRSRVNNGSNYYKYRITIPVQIVEQLQLKKGEKLDVSILRNVIVIRKNI